One genomic region from Streptomyces sp. NBC_01304 encodes:
- a CDS encoding nitrate- and nitrite sensing domain-containing protein, which produces MRRSKNSPEQAERGNFTPPSRGAASPAQVPAPEAAPTSSGSKMSPRNWRVPVRLNAILLIPVALAIVMGGFQVKGSIDTWSEAQDAEKTALIVRAAEDYGQALLNERDLSAVPLLLGKGETAEVKKVRDDTNAARKTFEDVTSDMPAKQGLERRLKLVQEGEKKLEDLRKTAFTRAMDPVKTEEGYVTVQHSLMEFANELGLGTGNITSYGRTVYAVSLAKASVSLQRSIGTHLILRPNAKPTVLKAQTTAFGSYAYLEKIAIGEYVSAGTQADFENLQKVLKGKQEEGKLRLAEAAKQAKAQNKKFVPPPSYDKMVEAISSGAFTQDELARQGITAQTWMAATTAKFDGYREIETQLVDKAVAEAAQISDDAKRDAYINGGAVVAAVLAAFIIAGLMARQMSRNMRQLRNAAFNIAEQRLPMLVDQLSRTEPGRVDTRVQPIPITTQDEIGEVARAFDQVHREAIRLAAEQALLRGNVNAIFTNLSRRNQSLIEGQLTLITDLENNEADPDQLENLFRLDHLATRMRRNGENLLVLAGEEPGRRWDQPVPLVDVLRAASSEVEQYERIELTGVPDAEIHGRSVTDLVHLLAELLENATTFSSPQTKVRVTATRLPDGRVMIEIHDKGIGLTAEDFADINHKLANPPTVDAAISQRMGLFVVGRLADRHGVRVQLRPSGEQAGTTSLVMLPDAITHGGGGSDLPESEFTVSQIIPEQHHQPAVQQSYEAPPLRTAAELGFDDSRYDDGASPAPELDPVGRSLLREERRAALEAQSTERPLFRDELEQAPAYDQQSYAPAQQFEAQEGAYDDAQQGAYEQQQGAYDGQYAPQQGGFDAFPAQGGGYQNRGYAEPGFDDHAAHQASPQEGYADYDGQSHQGEWPDQSGYQDSYQGGYAPEAESAQAAPASDQDRVGFDRPGPAPSAVHDLTEAGLPRRGSTAANNVGNGQPTSTTASAATGDDDWRSSNDERWQRAEQLKQPKAGGVTTSGLPRRVPKANLVEGTAEQTPQGGPQVSRAPEDVRGRLSNLRRGVQRGRDAGSDSNGQGTGDSDFGGTYNQER; this is translated from the coding sequence GTGAGGCGAAGCAAGAACAGCCCCGAGCAGGCGGAGCGGGGCAACTTCACCCCGCCGTCGCGCGGAGCGGCGTCCCCCGCGCAGGTGCCGGCCCCCGAGGCCGCACCGACCAGCAGCGGCAGCAAGATGTCGCCGCGCAACTGGCGCGTGCCGGTCCGTCTGAACGCGATCCTGCTCATACCCGTGGCGCTCGCGATCGTCATGGGTGGCTTCCAGGTCAAGGGTTCCATTGACACGTGGAGCGAGGCGCAGGACGCCGAGAAGACGGCCCTCATCGTGCGCGCGGCCGAGGACTACGGCCAGGCACTGCTCAACGAGCGCGACCTCTCCGCCGTCCCGCTGCTGCTCGGCAAGGGCGAGACCGCCGAGGTCAAGAAGGTCCGCGACGACACGAACGCCGCCCGCAAGACCTTCGAGGACGTCACCTCGGACATGCCCGCGAAGCAGGGCCTGGAGCGTCGCCTCAAGCTCGTCCAGGAAGGCGAGAAGAAGCTCGAGGACCTGCGCAAGACGGCCTTCACCCGCGCCATGGACCCGGTGAAGACCGAAGAGGGATACGTCACCGTCCAGCACTCCCTGATGGAGTTCGCCAACGAACTCGGCCTGGGCACCGGCAACATCACCAGCTACGGCCGTACCGTCTACGCCGTCTCGCTGGCCAAGGCCTCCGTCTCGCTGCAGCGCTCCATCGGCACGCACCTGATCCTGCGGCCGAACGCGAAGCCCACCGTCCTCAAGGCGCAGACCACCGCCTTCGGCTCGTACGCCTATCTCGAGAAGATCGCGATCGGCGAGTACGTCTCCGCCGGTACCCAGGCGGACTTCGAGAACCTGCAGAAGGTCCTCAAGGGCAAGCAGGAAGAAGGCAAGCTGCGGCTCGCCGAGGCCGCCAAGCAGGCCAAGGCGCAGAACAAGAAGTTCGTGCCGCCGCCGTCCTACGACAAGATGGTCGAGGCGATCTCCTCGGGCGCCTTCACCCAGGACGAGCTGGCCCGGCAGGGCATCACCGCCCAGACCTGGATGGCCGCGACCACCGCCAAGTTCGACGGCTACCGCGAGATCGAGACCCAGCTCGTCGACAAGGCCGTGGCCGAGGCCGCGCAGATCTCCGACGACGCCAAGCGCGACGCCTACATCAACGGCGGCGCCGTGGTCGCCGCGGTCCTCGCCGCCTTCATCATCGCCGGCCTCATGGCCCGCCAGATGAGCCGCAACATGCGCCAGCTGCGCAACGCCGCCTTCAACATCGCCGAGCAGCGCCTGCCGATGCTGGTCGACCAGCTCTCGCGCACCGAGCCCGGCCGCGTCGACACCCGCGTCCAGCCCATCCCGATCACCACGCAGGACGAGATCGGCGAAGTCGCCCGCGCCTTCGACCAGGTCCACCGCGAGGCGATCCGGCTCGCCGCCGAGCAGGCCCTGCTGCGGGGCAACGTCAACGCGATCTTCACCAACCTGTCGCGCCGCAACCAGTCCCTGATCGAGGGCCAGCTGACCCTCATCACCGACCTGGAGAACAACGAGGCCGACCCGGACCAGCTGGAGAACCTCTTCCGCCTGGACCACCTCGCGACCCGTATGCGCCGCAACGGCGAGAACCTCCTGGTCCTCGCCGGCGAGGAGCCCGGCCGCCGCTGGGACCAGCCGGTCCCGCTGGTCGACGTGCTGCGCGCCGCCTCCTCCGAGGTGGAGCAGTACGAGCGCATCGAGCTCACCGGCGTCCCGGACGCCGAGATCCACGGCCGCTCCGTGACCGACCTCGTGCACCTGCTCGCCGAGCTCCTGGAGAACGCCACCACGTTCTCCTCGCCGCAGACCAAGGTCCGCGTCACCGCGACCCGTCTTCCCGACGGCCGCGTGATGATCGAGATCCACGACAAGGGCATCGGCCTCACCGCCGAGGACTTCGCGGACATCAACCACAAGCTGGCCAACCCGCCGACCGTGGACGCCGCGATCTCCCAGCGCATGGGCCTGTTCGTGGTCGGCCGCCTCGCCGACCGGCACGGCGTCCGCGTACAGCTGCGCCCCTCGGGCGAGCAGGCGGGCACCACTTCGCTCGTCATGCTGCCGGACGCGATCACGCACGGTGGTGGCGGCAGCGATCTGCCCGAGAGCGAGTTCACGGTCTCGCAGATCATCCCCGAGCAGCACCACCAGCCGGCCGTGCAGCAGTCGTACGAGGCCCCGCCCCTGCGCACCGCCGCCGAGCTGGGCTTCGACGACAGTCGCTACGACGACGGGGCAAGCCCCGCCCCCGAGTTGGACCCCGTCGGCCGCTCGCTGCTCCGCGAGGAGCGCCGCGCAGCCCTCGAGGCGCAGAGCACCGAACGCCCGCTGTTCCGCGACGAACTGGAGCAGGCGCCCGCGTACGACCAGCAGTCGTACGCGCCGGCCCAGCAGTTCGAGGCACAGGAGGGTGCGTACGACGACGCCCAGCAGGGTGCGTACGAGCAGCAGCAGGGCGCGTACGACGGCCAGTACGCCCCTCAGCAGGGCGGCTTCGACGCCTTCCCCGCGCAGGGCGGCGGCTACCAGAACCGCGGCTATGCGGAGCCCGGCTTCGACGATCACGCCGCCCACCAGGCATCCCCGCAGGAGGGCTACGCCGACTACGACGGCCAGTCCCACCAGGGGGAGTGGCCGGACCAGTCCGGTTACCAGGACTCCTACCAGGGCGGATACGCTCCGGAAGCGGAATCTGCGCAGGCCGCTCCCGCGAGCGACCAGGACCGCGTAGGCTTCGACCGCCCGGGACCGGCACCGTCCGCCGTCCACGACCTCACCGAAGCCGGCCTTCCCCGTCGCGGATCCACCGCGGCGAACAACGTCGGCAACGGGCAGCCCACCTCCACCACCGCATCGGCCGCCACCGGTGACGACGACTGGCGGTCGTCCAACGACGAGCGCTGGCAGCGAGCCGAACAGCTGAAGCAGCCCAAGGCGGGCGGGGTCACCACCTCGGGCCTGCCGCGCCGGGTCCCGAAGGCCAACCTGGTCGAGGGCACGGCGGAGCAGACCCCGCAGGGCGGCCCCCAGGTCTCCCGCGCCCCCGAGGACGTCCGGGGCAGGCTGAGCAACCTGCGCCGCGGAGTCCAGCGAGGGCGCGACGCAGGCAGTGACTCGAACGGCCAGGGCACTGGAGACAGTGACTTTGGCGGCACCTACAACCAGGAGCGTTAG
- a CDS encoding GTP-binding protein: MDFASSNDPGSSGRSTTSAKIVVAGGFGVGKTTFVGAVSEINPLRTEAVMTSASAGIDDLTHTGDKTTTTVAMDFGRITLDQDLILYLFGTPGQDRFWFMWDDLVRGAIGAIVLVDTRRLADCFPAVDYFENSGLPFVVALNGFEGHQPYNPEEVREALQIGPDTPIITTDARHRADAKSALITLVEHALMARLK; encoded by the coding sequence GTGGACTTCGCAAGCTCTAACGACCCAGGTTCATCGGGTCGTTCCACCACTTCCGCCAAGATTGTGGTGGCGGGCGGCTTCGGCGTGGGCAAGACCACGTTCGTCGGCGCCGTGTCCGAGATCAACCCGCTGCGTACCGAAGCCGTCATGACCTCCGCCTCGGCGGGCATCGACGACCTCACCCACACCGGGGACAAGACGACGACCACCGTCGCCATGGACTTCGGCCGCATCACCCTGGACCAGGACCTGATCCTGTACCTCTTCGGTACGCCCGGTCAGGACCGCTTCTGGTTCATGTGGGACGACCTCGTACGCGGCGCCATCGGAGCCATCGTCCTCGTCGACACCCGCCGTCTCGCCGACTGCTTCCCCGCGGTCGACTACTTCGAGAACAGCGGCCTGCCCTTCGTCGTAGCCCTCAACGGCTTCGAGGGGCACCAGCCCTACAACCCCGAAGAGGTCCGCGAGGCGCTGCAGATCGGCCCGGACACCCCGATCATCACGACCGACGCCCGCCACCGCGCGGACGCCAAGAGTGCCCTGATCACCTTGGTTGAGCACGCCCTGATGGCCCGCCTGAAGTAG
- a CDS encoding DUF742 domain-containing protein, which produces MTPPTASHDPYGAQQHASYAMEGDQPLVRPYAMTGGRTRPRYQLAIEALVSTTADPAQLMGLLPEHQRICHLCREVKSVAEVSALLSLPLGVARILVADLAEAGLVAIHQAGGDENAGGQPDVTLLERVLSGLRKL; this is translated from the coding sequence ATGACCCCGCCCACCGCCTCTCACGATCCGTACGGAGCTCAGCAGCACGCCTCGTACGCGATGGAAGGCGACCAGCCGCTGGTGCGTCCGTACGCGATGACCGGCGGCCGGACCCGGCCGCGCTACCAGCTCGCCATCGAGGCGCTGGTCAGCACCACGGCCGACCCGGCCCAGCTGATGGGGCTGCTCCCCGAGCACCAGCGGATCTGCCACCTGTGCCGCGAGGTCAAGTCGGTGGCCGAGGTCTCCGCGCTCCTGAGCTTGCCCCTCGGTGTGGCCCGGATCCTCGTGGCGGACCTGGCGGAGGCCGGACTTGTGGCCATTCACCAGGCCGGCGGCGACGAGAACGCCGGCGGCCAGCCTGACGTAACACTGCTCGAGAGGGTGCTCAGTGGACTTCGCAAGCTCTAA
- a CDS encoding roadblock/LC7 domain-containing protein: MSPSQAAQNLNWLITNFVDNTPGVSHTVVVSADGLLLSMSEGFPRDRADQLAAVASGLTSLTAGASRIFEGGPVNQTVVEMERGFLFLMSISDGSSLAVLAHPECDIGLVGYEMALLVDRAGTVLTPDLRAELQGSLLH, translated from the coding sequence TTGAGTCCGAGCCAGGCGGCGCAGAATCTGAACTGGTTGATCACCAACTTCGTGGACAACACCCCCGGGGTGTCCCACACGGTGGTGGTGTCGGCCGACGGACTGCTTCTGTCGATGTCCGAAGGTTTCCCGCGCGACCGCGCCGACCAGCTGGCGGCCGTGGCCTCCGGTCTGACCTCCCTCACCGCCGGGGCCTCCCGGATCTTCGAGGGCGGCCCGGTCAACCAGACGGTCGTGGAGATGGAGCGCGGCTTCCTGTTCCTCATGTCCATCTCGGACGGCTCGTCCCTCGCGGTGCTCGCGCACCCCGAGTGCGACATCGGCCTCGTCGGATACGAGATGGCGCTCCTGGTCGACCGTGCGGGCACCGTCCTCACCCCCGACCTGCGCGCCGAACTGCAGGGCAGCCTGCTGCACTAG
- a CDS encoding nitrate- and nitrite sensing domain-containing protein, with product MQGRFKREGSAAAEPELRGGTGPAANSSSPQHAPGSGPAGAGDGKGRAGGTAAPGAGTPEAKKKGPTGPGSRIALRNWRISTRLVALLALPVVAATSLGAIRISDSMEEMEQLDQMKLLTDMTTQATKLAAALQKERDLTAGPLANGAKESAYDVKGPRDQTDLAKQVFMEGTRDIDANASALRGVRGNVEQIASSINRIKGIRDHAYQDSKSYSQTINGYNQLIEQLLSLSLDMAQATSNPEMIQRTRALAAFSSSKENASIQRALIAAALPDNKKEYGKLSESDRLYGLSAQQKEEADFSSFSGIYNTYSSQTAQELTRSIGDSNAVIKSADDYAHRVLMTAKGLESREMRSYPDWTDDATSKFVEMSKIELTLLDEMEQEARKLRSESETEAIVSGALILLVLGVSLVGAFVVARSMIRSLRRLQDTATKVAQDRLPELVKQLSEADPQDVDTSVESVGVHSRDEIGKVAAAFDDVHREAVRLAAEQALLRGNVNAMFTNLSRRSQGLIQRQLSLISELESREADPDQLSSLFKLDHLATRMRRNGENLLVLAGEEPGRRWTRPVPLVDVLRAAASEVEQYERIELAAVPTTEVAGRVVNDLVHLLAELLENATSFSSPQTKVKVTGHALPDGRVLIEIHDTGIGLSPEDLAAINERLASPPTVDVSVSRRMGLFVVGRLSQRHGIRIQLRPSDSGGTTALVMLPVDVAQGNKKGPGAPGGPAAAQAAAGVAAARRGVPGGPGPAQGGALGGGAPAAGRLGAAPTRGQVTGAGPRAALPARDSGQGGQGQAPRAGLPQGGGPAQRGPGASAPQDRAGAGDAFSGGQRSDVFGGPRNAGSRGGAPVPPQQRTHSADGGPQDRQPQLPPRGAPRGELPGGPGAGNSQPRVTSWGNENAQPPVGRNSPDNHDTPREHQEPDSGQFRMPPAQGQGQGQGQGQGQGQGRTGYPQPTAGDADRQGPGSTAEFARPDFNGPRPEGIPARGEDLPSRPNPAAPQAGRPQGPESTGQFDTGQFATGQFTAGPADTGQFTAGPADTGQFARPDEQRPVPPRGAARNGARENTDYSIPRPPQQQRPVPPQPQAPEAPQQQALGELPPAGPGDGRTPLFDTLETNWFRGQQQNAAQQNASQQNAGQPAGRQQNGLPARPPVQPQAGHPQQSPAMPQTPPAPSAPPAAPAQANWRTSPNDELVRQAERVKQPSAGGVTTSGLPRRVPRANLVAGTAEQQQQQGGPQVSRAPEEVRGRLTNLRRGIQQGREAGTGQTGSFPSPSHQQER from the coding sequence CGGTGCGATCCGCATCAGCGACTCCATGGAGGAGATGGAGCAGCTCGACCAGATGAAGCTGCTCACCGACATGACCACGCAGGCGACCAAGCTGGCGGCCGCCCTGCAGAAGGAGCGCGACCTCACGGCGGGCCCCCTCGCCAACGGCGCCAAGGAATCGGCGTACGACGTCAAGGGCCCCCGGGACCAGACGGACCTGGCCAAGCAGGTCTTCATGGAGGGCACCCGCGACATCGACGCGAACGCGTCGGCCCTGCGGGGCGTCCGGGGCAACGTCGAGCAGATCGCCTCCTCGATCAACAGGATCAAGGGGATCCGGGACCACGCGTACCAGGACTCGAAGTCCTACTCGCAGACCATCAACGGGTACAACCAGCTGATCGAGCAACTGCTCTCGCTGTCCCTGGACATGGCCCAGGCCACCAGTAACCCGGAGATGATCCAGCGCACCCGCGCCCTGGCCGCGTTCTCCAGCTCCAAGGAGAACGCGTCGATCCAGCGCGCCCTGATCGCGGCCGCGCTGCCGGACAACAAGAAGGAGTACGGCAAGCTCTCCGAGAGCGACCGGCTCTACGGCCTCTCCGCGCAGCAGAAGGAAGAGGCCGACTTCTCGTCCTTCTCGGGCATCTACAACACCTACTCGAGTCAGACCGCCCAGGAGCTGACCCGGTCGATCGGCGACTCGAACGCGGTCATCAAGTCCGCCGACGACTACGCCCATCGCGTGCTCATGACCGCCAAGGGGTTGGAGAGCCGCGAAATGCGCTCCTACCCCGACTGGACCGACGACGCCACGTCGAAGTTCGTCGAGATGTCCAAGATCGAGCTCACCCTGCTCGACGAGATGGAGCAGGAAGCCCGCAAGCTCCGCAGCGAGTCCGAGACCGAAGCCATCGTCAGCGGTGCGCTGATCCTCCTCGTCCTCGGCGTCTCCCTGGTCGGCGCCTTCGTCGTGGCCCGCTCCATGATCCGCTCGCTGCGCCGGCTGCAGGACACCGCGACCAAGGTCGCCCAGGACCGCCTGCCCGAGCTGGTCAAGCAGCTCTCCGAGGCCGACCCGCAGGACGTCGACACCTCCGTCGAGTCCGTCGGTGTGCACTCGCGCGACGAGATCGGCAAGGTGGCCGCGGCCTTCGACGACGTGCACCGCGAGGCCGTCCGCCTCGCCGCCGAGCAGGCCCTCCTGCGAGGCAACGTCAACGCGATGTTCACCAACCTCTCGCGCCGCTCGCAGGGCCTCATCCAGCGCCAGCTCTCGCTCATCTCCGAGCTGGAGTCCCGCGAGGCCGACCCGGACCAGCTCTCCTCGCTGTTCAAGCTCGACCACCTCGCGACCCGCATGCGCCGTAACGGCGAGAACCTCCTGGTCCTCGCCGGTGAAGAGCCCGGCCGCCGCTGGACCCGCCCGGTCCCGCTGGTCGACGTGCTCCGCGCCGCCGCGTCCGAGGTGGAGCAGTACGAGCGCATCGAGCTCGCCGCGGTGCCGACGACCGAGGTCGCAGGGCGCGTCGTCAACGACCTCGTGCACCTGCTCGCCGAGCTGCTCGAGAACGCCACCTCGTTCTCCTCGCCGCAGACCAAGGTCAAGGTCACCGGTCACGCGCTGCCCGACGGCCGCGTACTGATCGAGATCCACGACACCGGCATCGGCCTCTCGCCCGAGGACCTCGCGGCGATCAACGAGCGGCTGGCCTCGCCGCCCACCGTGGACGTCTCGGTCTCGCGCCGCATGGGTCTGTTCGTGGTCGGCCGCCTCTCGCAGCGCCACGGCATCCGCATCCAGCTGCGTCCCTCGGACTCCGGCGGTACGACGGCGCTGGTCATGCTTCCCGTCGATGTCGCCCAGGGCAACAAGAAGGGCCCCGGCGCACCCGGCGGCCCCGCCGCCGCGCAGGCCGCGGCCGGTGTCGCCGCCGCGCGCCGCGGTGTCCCGGGCGGACCCGGTCCGGCCCAGGGCGGTGCCCTCGGTGGCGGCGCTCCCGCGGCGGGCCGGCTCGGTGCGGCCCCGACGCGCGGCCAGGTCACCGGTGCGGGCCCGCGGGCCGCGTTGCCGGCCCGTGACTCCGGCCAGGGCGGCCAGGGTCAGGCCCCGCGTGCCGGGCTGCCGCAGGGCGGCGGTCCCGCCCAGCGCGGACCGGGGGCCTCGGCCCCGCAGGACCGGGCCGGTGCGGGTGACGCCTTCAGCGGCGGCCAGCGCTCCGACGTCTTCGGCGGACCCCGCAATGCCGGCAGCCGGGGCGGCGCCCCCGTCCCGCCCCAGCAGCGCACGCACTCCGCCGACGGCGGCCCGCAGGACCGCCAGCCGCAGCTGCCGCCGCGCGGTGCTCCGCGCGGCGAGCTCCCCGGCGGCCCCGGCGCGGGCAACTCGCAGCCCCGCGTGACCAGTTGGGGCAACGAGAACGCGCAGCCGCCGGTCGGCCGCAACTCCCCTGACAACCACGACACCCCGCGCGAGCACCAGGAGCCGGACTCCGGTCAGTTCCGGATGCCGCCCGCCCAGGGACAGGGGCAGGGACAGGGGCAGGGACAGGGGCAGGGACAGGGACGTACGGGCTACCCGCAGCCCACCGCGGGCGACGCCGACCGTCAGGGTCCCGGCTCGACCGCCGAGTTCGCCCGCCCGGACTTCAACGGCCCGCGGCCGGAGGGGATACCCGCCCGCGGCGAGGACCTTCCGTCGCGTCCGAACCCCGCGGCGCCGCAGGCCGGCCGCCCGCAGGGCCCCGAGTCGACCGGGCAGTTCGACACGGGCCAGTTCGCCACCGGGCAGTTCACCGCGGGCCCGGCGGACACCGGGCAGTTCACCGCGGGCCCGGCCGACACCGGCCAGTTCGCCCGCCCGGACGAGCAGCGCCCCGTGCCGCCGCGCGGTGCCGCCCGCAACGGTGCCCGGGAGAACACGGACTACTCGATCCCGCGTCCGCCTCAGCAGCAGCGCCCCGTTCCGCCGCAGCCGCAGGCCCCCGAGGCCCCGCAGCAGCAGGCCCTCGGGGAACTGCCCCCGGCCGGGCCGGGCGACGGCCGCACCCCGCTGTTCGACACCCTGGAGACCAACTGGTTCCGGGGCCAGCAGCAGAACGCGGCGCAGCAGAACGCCTCGCAGCAGAACGCCGGGCAGCCGGCCGGCCGGCAGCAGAACGGCCTGCCTGCCCGCCCGCCCGTCCAGCCGCAGGCAGGCCACCCCCAGCAGTCCCCCGCGATGCCGCAGACGCCCCCCGCGCCCTCGGCACCGCCGGCCGCCCCCGCCCAGGCCAACTGGCGCACCTCGCCGAACGACGAACTCGTCCGGCAGGCCGAGCGGGTCAAGCAGCCTTCGGCCGGTGGGGTCACCACCTCCGGTCTGCCGCGCCGGGTACCGCGAGCGAACCTCGTGGCCGGCACGGCCGAGCAGCAACAGCAACAGGGCGGTCCCCAGGTCTCGCGTGCGCCCGAAGAGGTACGCGGCCGACTGACCAACCTTCGTCGGGGCATCCAGCAGGGTCGCGAGGCCGGTACAGGCCAGACCGGCAGCTTCCCCAGCCCCTCTCACCAGCAGGAGCGTTAG